Within Scomber scombrus chromosome 12, fScoSco1.1, whole genome shotgun sequence, the genomic segment CTGGACGTTTGAAACTTCACAAATTACACCCTTCACAGAACCAGTTCAATAGATGACACTGCTACAGAGCTCTACCTGCTGgctttaaaagtgaaatacatGACGCAcgtagagagagaggggggtcaTGCTCCTCCACGGACAGTCCCATCATTTTACGCACGTGAAGTGACCTCCAGGTATGGATGAATTCTGGGGAAAAAAGTACATCAGTGTTGGTTTTGGtcaatttaattaataaaagtttATGCAACACTTTCACTCCACTGCACAAATGTTATTACACCTGGTACATCCGTGCGTAAAATGGTTCGCTCCAGCCGCAGCCCTGTGGTCTATAAGCTCCTGCAAAGCTCTTTAAGTCCCTCAGTTTTATCTCTGACTCACGGTAAAGATGAGCTTTGGAGACCGCTACACCTCGTCCTCCTACAGGAAGATTTTCGGGGACTCTCCCAGGTTTCCCGTCTCTTCCTCTCGCATGAGCAGCGCCTCCTCTCGGGGCCCCTCAGGCCTGAGATCCATGGCTTTGAACCGCAACAGCTCGACGTCCATGGGCCTGTACAGAAGGGTCGGCcgctcctccacctccttctcttTGGTGCCGAGTGACTCCCTGGATTTGAGCCAGACTTCTGTGGTCAACAATGAACTAAAAGTCATTAGAACCAACGAGAAAGAGCAGCTGCAGGTAGGTATTATAATGGCATGTAGGGGGGAATTAGACTAAATGACTCACTTTTGTACGTTCAGTTACTCTACAAGAAATGCAGATCATTTGAACTTGTTCTTCATAATCATTATTTAGGTTCTTAAACTGAGGTTAGTGAATGAAGTAAACTTGGGATCAACTTGTTCCAGGGATTATAAGAATGCTTTACCCACAAAACCACACTTCTAATCAGCTTCACAGGGTTTTCTTTTACCTATCAGACTAGGACTAAATCAGCCCAGATAAATAACAGTATTAGTGAGAACCAACTCATTCTGTTCTTTATTAAGCCTTTAACCAATATAACAAAACTTCAAACGATTCATTAAAGGAAGCACTAATCGTTTCATTGACTTACTTAAAAGGTGACCATGGCCTTTTGACCATTTAATTAACCAGAACTTAATCAGCCTAAATCTGTGATCACATGATCAATTTTGACAGACAGCACCACCTCTGATATAATTAGCTGTACCAAGTGGTGGCAAGCAGTCAACActgtatttaagtaaaagtacatttagtcatttatttgtACTTTAAGTGGTGTATTTCAATTTTACATAAAATTATACTTCAACTTCGctgcatttcagagggaaacacTGTAGGCCCAAACTTTACTCTACATTACTTGACAGTTTTAGTTACCAGTTAATTTGCAGCTTATGACCTTTTTAACCGCCTTTACAATTACCATACAATCATCAAAATCATCagaattgattgattgaaaatagATGAAAACTGATCGATAACGATTTTTCTGAAGTTCAGCCACTATTTTGtgaattaaagctgcactaatcaatgtatttatattaataatggatcaaatgactataCTTTGAAAGGTGCCAttcatagtgatgaacccactGAGAGCGACTCTGAGTTTCCCCTAAACTCGATTAAGCTTTGAGgcatctttcagctcactgTTTAGGTTTTCGGCCAGTGAACTTCAATGTTTTGGTTTAAATCTTGCTGCTCTCATGAAAGTCATTTCCAGTTGGAGCAGACAACTGTTTCCATTGAAAAAGTTCAGATAAACCCACTATATAGGACCAGCTCAATAACCAACATTAAagagacaaagttagtgacaaGCTGGTGAACAGAGTGGAGCAATGAGCAGCTAGATCTTTCTCTCAGGAACTGGTGGAgtccaaaccagagctaaaagaaaaatgaatactgGACTTTGCTTTTTTAGGTGACCAGAAACAAgattccaaatgaatgctaatgttgctaacAAGGCCATAATATGTCAATCTTGCCCCAAGGTGCccaaaaaatcaataaatgctgcttttaacTTACAGTATGGCTTTATTTAACACCTTGTATTAAGAAGTTAGGGGTGGCTGTAGATGCAGGAGTGTTCATAGCAAATATAGGGACAAACGACTTTATCACCATGACTCGTCTGACCTTTAGTGTGGTCATGTCCTGTTTTTCAGGGTCTGAATGATCGCTTCGCCATGTTCATTGATAAAGTCCGGCACCTGGAGCAGCAGAACAAAGTGTTGGAGACGGAGCTGGTGACTCTGAGGCAGAAGCAGAAGGAACCGTCCCGCCTCGCTCACACCTACCAGCAGGAGATAAGGGATCTGCGGTCACAGCTGGATGAGCTGAGCAGGGACAGGAATCGCATTCTGGTCGAGAAGAACAACATGGAGGATGAGCTGCAGGTAAAACCACTGAATGATTTGGGAAAAGACTAGGACTATGCGCCGttagtccaccactttggtccagactgaaatatctcaaacatTATATGGTGGATAGCCATGAAACTTGTtccagacattcatgttccccagaggataaATCCTATGGACTTTGGTGACCCCCCGACTtattcctctagcaccaccatgaggttgacatttgtctcaacaactattggttGGATTTCCATGATATTCAGGTTCAAACATTCATGGTGTCCagaggatgaattgtaataacttcaGTGACCCCTTAACGTTTCATCTGGTGCCCCAGCAGGTCAAATCTTTCATTTGTTCAATGCAACTCAATGGCATTTGGTTTTGTGCTTATTAACaaatgctagcatgctaacacataGTAAACATTGCCGCTAAACATCAGCATTAGTATTGTCATTGCCAAAATGCTAGCATGCTGACAGTAAGCTTAATGCACTGCGTTGCCTTATTGTAGCTTCACAGAGCCGCTTGCATGGCTGTAGTCTTTCCTAGCTCTCATTATTTCATCTTCCCAAtcatctttctctttgtcttcatCTTCTCTTCGTCTTCATCTTAAATACCTTTTCTCTTTCGTTCTATCATCTTATCTCATTGCTATAATCTCATCTCTACACTCTTCTCTTATCCCTACATTTCAGAAACTCAGTGTGAAGTATGATGAGGAGATGAGGGGGCGGGAGGAAGCAGAGCAGACCTTGAAGGTCTTCAGGAAGGATGTGGATGATGCTGCGGTTGTCCGCCTGGACCTGGAGCGCCGTCTCGATTCCATGATGGACGAGATCTCCTTCCTGAGGAAAGTCCACGAGGAGGAAATCCAGGAGATGAGAAGcatgatggagga encodes:
- the LOC133991601 gene encoding alpha-internexin-like, coding for MSFGDRYTSSSYRKIFGDSPRFPVSSSRMSSASSRGPSGLRSMALNRNSSTSMGLYRRVGRSSTSFSLVPSDSLDLSQTSVVNNELKVIRTNEKEQLQGLNDRFAMFIDKVRHLEQQNKVLETELVTLRQKQKEPSRLAHTYQQEIRDLRSQLDELSRDRNRILVEKNNMEDELQKLSVKYDEEMRGREEAEQTLKVFRKDVDDAAVVRLDLERRLDSMMDEISFLRKVHEEEIQEMRSMMEEQQVTVEQELTKPDLTSALKEIRNQYESIASKNLQSAEEWYKNKFASLSEQATRSNDAMRASREEINDFRRQLQSKTIEIETLRGANESLERQITEMEDSHNAEVSAMQDTIGHLDAELRNLKSEMAHHLREYQDLLNVKMALDIEIAAYRKLLEGEETHFNSDMSFSATSYSYGPRGQATPSRSSQREKGGASKESFKEEDKDDADINSNN